The Sorangiineae bacterium MSr11954 DNA segment GGAAGGGAAAATCGTCCTTCGGTACTCGGCGGCGCCGCCACCGGATGCTCCTCCGGAGGCCGAGGGCACGACGTCCAAAGAAGGCGTTGCCGATCCGGTGGCGTAACCCGTCGTAGCCCTAGCACGACGGTTGCAGCCGGAGTGGGCATGCTGGCGCTCCGCAAGATTCTCGTTCCGGTCGATTTCACCGAGAGCTCGGATCGGGCGCTCGACTACGCCATCGATCTTGCGCAACCCTTCAGCGCGTCCGTCTTCGTGATGCACGCGTACGAAGTGCCGGTCTACGGCTTTCCCGATGGCGCCTTCATCGCCAACGGCGATGTGGCCGCCCGGATCAGCACGGCGGCGCAAACCGCCCTCGATGCGCTGGTCGACGCCCGAAAGGAGCGGGGCGTTCCCATCAAGGGCCTGCTCCGCACGGGGGTCGCGTGGGAGGAGACGAACCACGTGGCCGACGAGCTCGCGGCGGATCTCATCGTCATCAGCACCCACGGCCGGCGCGGGCTTGCGCGCGCGCTCCTAGGGAGCGTGGCCGAGAACATCATTCGCACGACCCTCCGGCCCGTCCTCGTGATCCACGGCCATCGCGATTCCATGCCCTCGATGCGGGCGGTCAAAGCGGCGACGTAAGCACCTCTTCAGGCCTCCACCTGAGGCGGGGCATTTTTTCTCACTGTGGCAAGAGACAGCACGCTCCCGCCAAACGGGAGCACCGGAAGTGAGGTGCATCGTGCGAAAAGTCGAAAGCGGCCCCGTCTCGCAGCCCCGCCTGGTCGAGGCTGAGCTCATGACCGTCGTCGTCGGGATCGACTTCTCCCCCCACGGAGAAGACGCCCTTTGGTTCGCGCAAAATCTCGCGCGCGGAAACCCCAGCGCCACCCTTCACCTCGTCCACGTGGTGGCGCCGCCGGTGGGCATCGTGGGCGTGCTCGGCGCCCCCATCGACTCGACCGGTCCCATCGCCGGCTTCCTCGATCGCGCGCGCCTCGAGCTCGAACGCATTTGCGCCAATGTCCCCGCCTGGATCGAGGGCCGCGTCGTCGGACATGTGCGCACCGGCGATGCGCCGCGCGAAATCACAGTGCTCGCCCGCGAGCTCGACGCGGACCTCATCGTGGTCGGCACGCATGCGCGCACGGGCCTGGGCCGCGTTCTCATGGGCTCCCTGGCCGAAAACATCATGCGCCACGCGCCCTGCTCGGTGCTCATCGCCCACGGCGCAGCCGCCCGCGCCACCCCCTCCACCCACGACGTCTCGACCGGCGACGTCACCGCACCCGATCCCACGGCGACCGCCACCGCGCCTTTGAGCCATCGTTCACCGTAGGTTTTGGCGGGGTGGCTTGATACTGAGCATCCGTATAGTATCCTGCGCCGCATGCGCCCGCTCCCCCTCGCCAACCCCCCGAACCCGTGGGCTTCCACCGACGTCCACTACCTCGATGGCGAAGCGCCCCACGTCGACCTTCACGTCTACGAAGACCACACCCGCCAGATCCTCTCCAAGAACGACAGCCCCGACGTGGGCTTCACCTGGAGCATCAACCCGTACCGGGGCTGCTTCCATGCGTGCGCCTATTGCCTCGACGGCGAGACCCCCATCCTCATGGGGGACGGCAGCACCCGCGCGCTCCGCGACCTGAGGGTCGGGGACACCCTTTACGGCACCACGTTCGACGGCCAATCCCGGCGCTATACGCGCACGCAGGTTCGGGCCCACTGGCAGACGATCAAGCCCGCCCATCGCATCCGGCTCGCCGACGGCACGGAGCTCATCGCCAGCGCCGATCATCGCTTTCTCACCGATGACGGATGGAAGTACGTCGTCGGCGCCGAACACGGCCCCATGCGGCGGCCCCACCTCACGACCGGCGACGAGCTGCTCGGGATCGGAGCATTTTTCGCCACACCGCCCGTGTCCATCGACTACCGGCGCGGGTACCTGACCGGGGTGATCCGAGGCGAGGGCCTCTCGAAGACCCATCGGTACGAGCGCGAGGGACGGGGGCATGGCGATCCGCGCCCCTTCCAAGTCACGCTCGTCGACCTCGAGCCCCTTCGCAGGACTCGTGAATACCTGGAAGCGATCGATGTCACGATCGGGGACGAGCTCGTATTTCAACAGGCCGCCGGCGCTCGCAAACGACGCGTGGCCATTCGAACGCATCAACGTCGATCGGTCGAGAAAATCCGAAGGGAGACGGCCTGGCCGCTCGACCCTTCGCTCGAGTGGTCGCGCGGGTTTCTTGCGGGCATCTTCGACGCGGAGGGGAGCTTTGGCTCGAACGTCCTCCGGATCGCGAGCACGGAGCCGGCCATCTTGCGGCAGACCCTGCGAAGCCTCGAGGCATGGGGCTTCGACGCGGTGCTGGAGCCGCCCGATCCGCCCGATCCGCGCGGCTCGCCCGGTCCCGATTCGGCCGCCAGCCGTGTGCGGGTGCGCGGGGGCCTCGGCGAGCACTTGCGCTTCTTTCACACCGTGGACCCGGGGATCGCACGGAAGCGGGACATCGAAGGAACCGCCATCGAAACGGCGGCGGCGCTCCGAGTCACGGCGATCGAAGCGCTCGGTTGCGACTTGGTGATGTACGACATCACCACCGGGACCGGAGACTTCATCGCCAACGGCGTGGTCAGCCACAACTGCTACGCCCGCCCCGGTCACGAGTACTTGAGCTTTGGCGCGGGCACCGATTTCGAGCGCAAGATCGTGGTCAAGCCGAACGCGCCCGAGCTTTTGCGCGAGGCCTTCGACCGGCCCTCGTGGAAGGGCGAGCTGCTCGTCTTCAGCGGGGTGACCGACTGCTACCAGCCTCTGGAGGCGTCGTATCAGCTCACGCGCGGGTGCCTGGAAGTGTGTGCAGAGTACAAGAATCCGGTGGCCCTCATCACCAAGTCGCCGCTTATCGAACGCGATATCGATGTACTCGGGAGGGTGGCCCAGGTCACCGACGTGGGGGTCGCGGTGAGCATCCCGTTTTGGGACCCCGAGAAGGCCCGCGCCATGGAGCCGTATGTAGCCACCCCCGCCCGCCGCATGCGCATCATCGAGAGGCTGGCGCGGAGCGGCATTCGGGTCAGCGTGAATGTGGCGCCGGTCATTCCGGGGCTGGGCGACGAGGAGATCGGCGACGTGCTCAAGGCGGCGCGCGACGCGGGGGCCACGTCGGCCGGCTGGGTGATGCTGCGCCTACCGGGGCCGGTGGCGGCGGTGTTCGAGGAGCGGCTGCGGGCCGCGCTCCCTTTGCGCGCGGAAAAAGTGCTCAGGCGTGTGCGGGAAATGCGGGGCGGAAAGCTCTATCGCTCCACCTTTCACGAGCGCGGGCGCGGCGAGGGGAACTACGCCCAGATGATCGCCACCCTGTTCGAGCGAACGGCGCGGCGGCTCGGGCTCAGCACCAGCCACTGGTCGGAAGATATGCGCCGGGGTGCAGGTAGCACGCCGCCGCCTACGAGCCCCGCTTCGAAATTTTCGACCACCTTCGAGCGACCACTAGGAAAGGGACCGCAGCTTCCACTTTTCTAGCTAACCTCGGCGCGTGCGCCTCGTTCGACCCTTCACCTTCGTTCTTTTGCTCGGTGCATGCACGCCCGGGAGCTTTCCGGCCGCGGAGCCGGCAAGCCTGGACGTCCTCTCGAGCCACACCGCGGGGGCCGTCGCCGCCGAGTCGGGTGGGGCGGCGCACGAGCCCTTCGCGGCCGATGTTCCCATGCTGGAGCACGCGGAGGGGGTCGTCGATTACAACTTGCACGCCACCTTGGATCCGGCGGCGCACACGGTGCACGGAACGGGCACCATTCAATGGCGCAACACCAGCGACGTGGCGCAGAGTGAGCTTTACCTGCACCTCTATTTGAACGCCTTCAAGAACGAGAAGAGC contains these protein-coding regions:
- a CDS encoding universal stress protein, encoding MRKVESGPVSQPRLVEAELMTVVVGIDFSPHGEDALWFAQNLARGNPSATLHLVHVVAPPVGIVGVLGAPIDSTGPIAGFLDRARLELERICANVPAWIEGRVVGHVRTGDAPREITVLARELDADLIVVGTHARTGLGRVLMGSLAENIMRHAPCSVLIAHGAAARATPSTHDVSTGDVTAPDPTATATAPLSHRSP
- a CDS encoding universal stress protein; translated protein: MLALRKILVPVDFTESSDRALDYAIDLAQPFSASVFVMHAYEVPVYGFPDGAFIANGDVAARISTAAQTALDALVDARKERGVPIKGLLRTGVAWEETNHVADELAADLIVISTHGRRGLARALLGSVAENIIRTTLRPVLVIHGHRDSMPSMRAVKAAT